In Candidatus Bathyarchaeota archaeon, the sequence ATATGCACAGTCGCAAACACCGCCAACGCAATACTCCAAAACACATCATCATGCGTACCGTTCGGATGCGAGAAACCTATGGCGCCGTCCTTGCGCAGCTCATAACGCTCCACGTTCAATTCAGTACATATGTCCCCACGATATGGCCGCTCCCAATTCAGCAGTGGATAGTAGAATTGTTTGTTCATCATGCGCTGCTTCAGAAGCGAAGCCATCTCGCTTTTTCTGGGCACGCTAAAGTTGACGCCTTCCGCGTTTTCGATGCCCGCATTCTCCATGTCAGCGATAATCGATGGTCCTTCGCGTGTGAAGTCTACTCGGATTTTTTGGAAGCCGCCCCACCTGTCCTGCAACGCTTTCAAGTAGCCAAGCACTTGAGCGTAGAGTGTGGGCTGCTGAAAAATCTTCAAATGCCGCAGAAACAGCTTATCGTTTAAGCGTTCAACCACTGAGAGGACACAGTAGTCCCTTGTCTGCGCCAAGTCCAGTCCCGCATAAAATTCGCCTTGGCACTCTTCTTCGGGGTTGAATTCTTGCAGGTCAAAGCCGCAGTTCTTCACCGTACCCACGCAGGAGACAATCAGGCTCTGAGGCAACCACACGTCCTCGTCTTCCGCCCACTCAGCCTCCATTTCCCTTCGCCAACGCGAGGGGTCGTCGCCGAATTGGCGCTTAATCTTCTCAATAATCGCGGGTTTTAGTGGTCCGTTGGGTTCCAGCGCCTGCTGCCAAGTGATATGCGTCCTGCCGAAGTCGCCAAAGTCTTTGTGGTTGCACATCTTCCAAAACAGGCTATCCGTATTCCACGGCGTCGAAGTCGCAATCAGCCTGCCATTAGTTGTGCCCAGCGTAAACAGTATCGCATCATACAAATCCTCGTCGTTGGCGGTAAAGTTGCATTCCTCCCACCAAATAACATGAAACGACGGACCGCGAATAGTGTCAGGATTATTCGGAAACGCCTCAATCACACTGCCGTTTGGCAGGCTAACACGGGTCTTTTGGATGCCCCGCTCACACCCAAGATACCTGCGGGCGAACCCGCCGATACGCCGAATGTTCAGTTTAGTCTGCCGCCAGCTAGGCCCAACAATCGCGATGTAACTGTTGGGATGCTCAATAGCGTACTTGAGGACTAAGCCTGAGACTATGAAGCTCTTGCCCGTCTGCCTTGGCCACCGCACCGCGTTAAACTGGTACTGCTCAAACTTTGCCTCCAAATCCAGCTGATAAGCGTAGGGCGTAAAACCGAAAAACCGCTCACAAAACTCCTTAAAACTATGCTGCAAAGCTTCCACCTGCCTTTTCTCTGCGACCTCATGAGCGCCTGCGATTGCTTCGATGCGGTCAACTTTGGCTTTCGCTTGCTCCAGCCGAAGCGTCCTTGCCTTTCTTCTCCAACCCCTCATACTTAGCCTCCAGTGCATCTAATCGCTCCTCAATTCCGCGATAATCCAAATACTCGGCGAAAGCGTCCTTGTAGGTCTTAGCCAACGTAGCCACAACCTGCAACCTGCCCACCTCATCCTTGCTCAACCCAGCCTCAGCACTCTTCAAGAGAGCAGCAGCTAAAATCCGCAGCGTCTCCTCCACATTAGGCAAATCCGAAGGCAGCGATAGTTGGGAAGAAGAAAAAATCGTCTTTTTCCCAGAACCACGCCTTTTTTCTTCTTTCACCACTTTCAACTTCAAATCAAACATCTTCTGCACTACCGCATCATGCGACTTTACCATAACCCTGCAGATGTCGTCGATGCTCTTGCCTTCTTCTACCAGCCGCTGAAGCATGCGGATTTCCTCGATGTCCCATGGCTTGCCCTTCGTCATGTTTTCTGCCCCACAAACAACCCAACAATCGTACCGCTCAAACCTGTGATGGAAGCAAACACCTCAGCATTCCACGAATGAAACAGCATCATGTGCGCCAACTCCAACGCGGACATGAACGCGGTCATGCCTATGGCGAATTTAACGCCCAAAACCAGCTTCGCATCTGGCTCTTCCTCAATCCAGCGTCCCCGCTCCATCCGCCTACGCGTCAACGCCCGCCTAATCGGGTCTGCCATCTACGCTCAACCTCTGCTGAAACATTCTACGCTGAAAAGTCCGAACCCGACTAAACATCCGATGCCCACCCACCATGAAACTGTTCACCAGCTTTGCCGCAGCGTCTTTGGGAATGTGCTCTTTCACCAGCACTGAGACGTCAACCGTCCAGCTGAGCGGAACCGCCGTATAATCCAAGTCGAAGAGGCCGTCGGAGTAGCGGAAACTGTTCTGCGCCAAAACAATATGCTTAACCTTGTCGCCTATAAGCCCCACGAATATGCCCCAGCTTTTAACGGGCACGTCGATGGCCATGCCGCTGCCGCTACTCTTGCCCACACTGGCGTCACACCAGCTGACACAGACAAGGTCACCCGCACTCAAACCCTCAACCGTTTTCCTTAAACTTGCTTTCATCTTGCTTACCTCGCAGTTTTGTACCTGTTAACATGATCCACTTTAGAACGAAGAGCGTACACGTAATCTGCCAGCAGCGCCTTCTCGCGACCAAGCTCCAAGGTGACTTCCAACTCGCCCGATTCGGCTTTGACGTGGTATTCGGCGCTTAGGATGCGAAAATTCCCGCCGACGTTCTCGTTTGGCAAAGACACAGCTACCGTGTCGGCTGGATACAGAGGAGTATTCCCGTAGTCGATGACGCTGCTCTTCAGAGTGATGTACTCGAACGGGTCTTTCATCTGTGCCAAAATCGCCTTAGCCCGCAACAGGCATTCGTTGTCGCTCCAGAGTTCCTCATCAACATCCACCAGCTCCCGCAACCCGTAGGCTGCTTGGCTAGCCGAATCCTGCTGGACGCTGCTGTAGCGTAAGCCGCCAAAGTAGAACTTGTCAATCCAAAACGCGCCAGAACCAGAAACCTGAACCGGATAACAATAAAACGCCACAGCCTTAATCTGTGACCAGTCAAACCCTGACTGTACACTCCATTCAACCGCGTTTGCAGCGCCTACCTTGAAGGCTTCACTAGTCCATTGGTCAGAGCCAGCGGCGGTTACGGATTGGAAAGTGAATTGGCGACTAGCGAAGCGGCTGGAGCTATCCCAGAGAACAAGCGCTGAGCCTGCTTCGAAGTAGGTTTCTTTTTGGATGGCAAAATGCAGCTCAGGATACAAATTCCCATTAACCACGCCGTTTAGCTGGAAGAGGGCGCCGCCGAAATAGTTGTTTTGCACGTACAGTTTGATGCTGTAGGGACTGCCCATACCAGTTTCCAAGCTGACCTGCCCAGCCGTAGCCGTCCAAGAACCATCCGCAGGCGTTAAGCTCTGCGTCCAAGCCACCTTATTCAGGGGCACGCTCTTGTCTTGCGCTCCGTAGATGGTGACTTTGTTTCTGACCGCGATAATCTCCTTCCAATACTCATAGGCTTCGATTTTGTCGGTTAAGTTGACGGGGCTGGTTTTGCTGCCCCTTGCGAAAAACTCGAATTTGCCATCAGGCATCGTGCGGAAATCAAAGCCTATGACGCCTTGTTTGTCGCTTTGGGAAGCGATTTTCTGCAGCAAATC encodes:
- a CDS encoding terminase family protein, with product MRGWRRKARTLRLEQAKAKVDRIEAIAGAHEVAEKRQVEALQHSFKEFCERFFGFTPYAYQLDLEAKFEQYQFNAVRWPRQTGKSFIVSGLVLKYAIEHPNSYIAIVGPSWRQTKLNIRRIGGFARRYLGCERGIQKTRVSLPNGSVIEAFPNNPDTIRGPSFHVIWWEECNFTANDEDLYDAILFTLGTTNGRLIATSTPWNTDSLFWKMCNHKDFGDFGRTHITWQQALEPNGPLKPAIIEKIKRQFGDDPSRWRREMEAEWAEDEDVWLPQSLIVSCVGTVKNCGFDLQEFNPEEECQGEFYAGLDLAQTRDYCVLSVVERLNDKLFLRHLKIFQQPTLYAQVLGYLKALQDRWGGFQKIRVDFTREGPSIIADMENAGIENAEGVNFSVPRKSEMASLLKQRMMNKQFYYPLLNWERPYRGDICTELNVERYELRKDGAIGFSHPNGTHDDVFWSIALAVFATVHMEPEPFLTVIPR